A single region of the Rhizophagus irregularis chromosome 27, complete sequence genome encodes:
- a CDS encoding uncharacterized protein (SECRETED:cutsite_TFA-TA; SECRETED:prob_0.8119); SECRETED:SignalP(1-22), whose protein sequence is MRKNITLILIFIIATFSNFTFATAPLKCRGNKLFDAFRGEKSFTAKITSSNSTLEERAICPAGTFGCSGTDKCCETICASTCGSSLCCSPNTYCCKNTIGCCPLGTTCCGIFCCELGQVCQQNRCVEAFIPTSKPSTTKPPIPKPTLVSDDCSGLTEKSKTSTYRNKTAKADGNTFVYILDPITGKMKTDLLENIRTPASKPGVYIVSNDLEADHVFEAQILPNYLKTLGQVGQTICKYIFDNPSVLEELKGIINDEINMRFLSKEVNNGKGSIFSGQNSKLRDAVREYLTMDDAFEAYSKTRDKVTDFLRKTANEALKVRIKVRRNANEVHMVTNEARATNEANDIINSFENYSRSLYEDLTNRKLPPNKSLNNSSTLSLSYLPVILSMTLSLIFFSSQTIPILFK, encoded by the coding sequence atgcGGAAAAATATAACGTTAAtacttattttcattattgcaACCTTCAGCAATTTCACTTTTGCTACGGCGCCTTTAAAATGTAGAGGAAATAAATTGTTTGATGCTTTTCGGGGTGAAAAAAGTTTTACTGCTAAAATAACTTCAAGTAACTCAACTTTGGAAGAAAGGGCTATTTGTCCAGCAGGAACTTTTGGATGTTCAGGGACCGATAAATGTTGCGAAACAATATGTGCTTCTACTTGTGGTAGCAGTCTTTGTTGTTCACCAAACACATATTGTTGTAAAAACACAATTGGTTGTTGTCCACTGGGCACTACTTGTTGTGGAATTTTTTGTTGTGAGTTAGGCCAAGTTTGTCAACAAAATCGTTGTGTGGAGGCATTCATACCGACATCAAAACCATCAACAACAAAACCGCCAATACCAAAACCAACACTAGTATCAGATGACTGTTCTGGATTGACTGAAAAATCTAAGACTTCGACTTATCGAAACAAGACCGCAAAAGCCGATGGCAATACCTTTGTTTATATACTTGATCCCATAACAGGGAAAATGAAGAcagatttattagaaaatatcaGAACACCAGCTAGTAAACCCGGTGTATATATTGTTAGCAATGACTTAGAAGCTGACCATGTTTTTGAAGCACAAATTCTCCCAAATTACCTTAAAACCTTGGGACAAGTTGGTCAAACAATAtgcaaatatatatttgaCAATCCAAGTGTTCTTGAGGAACTTAAAGGTATCATTAATGATGAAATCAACATGCGATTTCTTTCTAAAGAAGTTAACAACGGCAAAGGAAGTATATTTTCTGGTCAAAACTCAAAATTGCGCGATGCGGTAAGAGAATATCTAACGATGGATGATGCCTTTGAAGCATATTCCAAGACTCGTGACAAAGTAACTGATTTTTTGCGTAAGACTGCAAATGAAGCACTTAAGGTCAGGATTAAAGTGCGTAGGAATGCAAATGAAGTGCATATGGTCACAAATGAAGCACGTGCTACAAATGAAGCAAATGacattataaattcttttgaaaattattcacGCTCTTTATATGAAGACTTGACGAATAGGAAATTGCCTCCAAACAAATCTCTTAACAACTCCTCTACCTTATCATTATCGTACCTTCCTGTGATATTGTCCATGACTTTAAGTCTTATATTCTTTAGTTCACAAACAATACCTATACTTttcaaatag